The DNA region GGGCCTCCCTTAAAGCAGGATATTTTACCATCATCATTGCCTCAAAAAATTAATCAGCCGCCGGTTGTTCAGCCATCTTCGGTAAAACCCGCCGTTAATCAGGATAAAGATATTGTTTCCGCTGTTGCCGCCAACACGGTTAAAGCGGAAGAAGGCGCGAAAAACAACGCATGGTTTTGGTTTTTGGCCAGTTTAGGAATGGGAATTTTTTCAGCTGTCGGATTTGTTTTTATAAAAACAAATGCCATTCAGGACAGATAAAGGCCGATGGTTTTTGACAATTGTTTTTCAAAAGAAAATTCACGGATGATTTTTTGGCGCAGATTTTTAGCGAAAGTTTGGCGAAGATTGTTATTGGCGGCTAGTTTTTCTGCGGCTTTTACGATTTCTTGAACATCAGCCCGTTTTATTAAAAGTCCTTCCTGTTGGTCGGTAATTATTTCAGGATTGCCGCCCGTTTCCGTGGCGATTACCGGCAGTTCGGCCAAGCCTGCTTCCAAAAGCGCGTAAGCCAAGCCTTCTTTGAGAGAGGGAAAAATAAAAATATCAAAAGCTTTAAGATATTTTGCCGCGCTCCGCGGGCTGTCAATAAGAAAAACATTATTTTGCAATGAATAATTGGCAATGAGCGAAAAGCATTTTTGTTTTTCTCCGCCTATTTCCGAACGATGGCCGATTATTATAAATTTCATTTTCGGATATTTTTTTATCAGTTCAGCGGCCGCTTCAATCAGAAATTTATGCCCTTTGTTTTTGGTAAATTCGCCGATTGTTCCGATCCAGAGTCCGTCGGCCGTATTTGGAACCGCCAATTTTTGCCGCGCTTCAGTTTTGTTCAAAAAATTCAGAGAATCGGAATTTATGCCGTTATGAATGGTGATAATTTTTTCCGCTGGCGCGATTTTATTTTTGATCGCCGAAACGCGGTCAAATTCGGAAACAGCGATAGCACAATCATAGAAAAATACGGTTAAACGGCTTAATAATTTTATCAGCCAACACTGCCATTCAGGGCGGTTTTCGTGAAAAGCCCAGCCGTGAACGGTAAAAATAGATTTGAGATTATAAGCCGCGGGTTTCAAGGTTTTTAAAACAAAAATTGCCAGGCCGGCGAGGCCGCCGGCTTTAGAACTGGAAACGTGAATGATATCCGGCTTTATTTTTTTAATTAAATTTAAAATTTCAAAAAAAGCGAAAATGTCTTTAAATGGATTTACGGATTTTTGGAAATTTTTTACGGTTAAACAATGAACGTCGGCATTTTTAAGCGCAACAAAAAGATTTTCGCCTTTTTTCGGAGGGCCGGCGGCAATCCAGACTTCAAATTTATCCCGCGGCAAATTAACCGCCAAATCATAAGTGTATTTGGTCGCTCCGCCCCAGATGGATTTAGTGATGATATAAAGTATTTTCTTTCTGGCCGTCATAGCGTTATTATACTTATATAATAATAAAATAAAATGGAAGAAATAAACATAAAACCGTCTATAATCATTTTTTCCACCGCTTATTTGCCGTTCGTGGGAGGAGCGGAAATCGCCGTTAAAGAAATAACCGACCGGATCAATAATTTTCAATTTGATATGATTACCGCCCGTTTAGGCGGAAAATTGCCGAAAAGCGAAAGAATAGGCAATGTTAATGTTTATCGGATAGGTTTTGGCGTTCCAATGCTGGATAAATATCTGCTGCCGTTTTGGGGCTGTTTTAAAGCTCATAATTTGCATAAAAAAAAACATTATCGCGCTTTATGGTCAATTATGGCTTCTTACGCCGGTTTTGGCGCTCTATTTTTTAAAATTTTTCAGCCAAAAATCCCGTTTGTTTTAACTTTGCAGGAAGGGGATTCGGAAAAACATATTTTAAAACGAGTGGGCATTTTTTATTCTCTTTGGAAAAAAATTTTTAAGAAAGCCGACTATATCCAGGCGATCAGCAATTATCTGGCGGATTTTGCGAGGCGATATGGCGCGGTTTGCCCGATTGAAGTGGTGCCGAACGGAGTGGACATAAATAAATTCACCCCGCCAAATTTTCAGAAAAAATTTAGCGGAGCAAAAAAAGCAAAAGAAGAAAAAATTATTATTACTGTTTCGCGCTTGGTTGAAAAAAACGCGGTTCAAGATATTGTGGAGGCGATGAAATATCTACCGGAAAATGTTAAGTTGTTTATCCTTGGAAACGGCTTGGAAGAAAAAAATCTCAAATCTTTAATTTCAAATCTCAAAATTAAAGACAGAGTTTCTATGTTCGGCGCAATTTCCCATAAAGAATTGCCGAAATATCTGGCTAGGGCCGATATTTTTATCCGTCCTTCGCTTTCCGAAGGAATGGGAAATTCGTTTATTGAAGCAATGGCAGCCGGCCTTCCGGTGATCGGCACGCCGGTCGGAGGCATTGTTGATTTTTTGAAAGATGGAGAGACCGGCTTGTTCTGCAAAGTCCGCGATCCAAAAAGCATCGCGGAGAAAGTGAAAATGCTTTTAGCCGATAACCGCTTAAGGCAGAAAATTATTTCAAATGCCCAAAGATTGGTTTTTGAAAAATACGGCTGGGATAAAATAAGCAATCAAATGAACCAGCTATTGACACAAATTTCCAAAGGATTATAATAAAAATAGCAATAAAATAACGGCGATTTCTTGTAAGAAAAGGGCACTGGCTATTTTAAACATTAAAATTCCGGCGCGACTCTATTCTTAAAGAAGCGCGTGAAGCAAGGTTTTTCCGCATGAAAAATGCGGTTTTTTTACAAAAGAACCTTGAAAATTTAATTTTTTTTTCTAAAAAAGGAGGTGAAAAAAAAATGAGAAAGATAATATTATTGGCGATCTTAATAAAAGTTTTTTTTCTTTTTTTAGTTTTATCAGCTTTTGGCGCGAAGCTCCCCGATAAGGCCGTGACAGATTATTATTCTTTAAAAGAATATCAGCTTTTAAAAACGGAAATATTTTCGGCTGTTCCTTGGATTTCGGTGGAAATTTTTACGGCTGGATTTAAGGCTGAACAAGAAAAAATAACTTTAGTTAAGGATATGAGGGAAAATCGGATTATGGCTGTTTACCATCAGAAAACAGATGATCAGAAAATTGAAATTGTCGGTTGCCATGCGGATCTTGATTATTTGGAAATGATGAGAAAAGGGCAACCCAGTTGGATGACTTTTGAATCGGAACATTGCCGGGAAGAAATAAGCAATTTTCTTCATATTTTTGGCAAAATTTATCAGAAAAAATATGGTAAAGAATAAAGAGGTGATGAAATGAAAAAGAAAAAATCTTTATTACTTTGGATATTTTTTGTAGTTATAGTGATAATATCTTTCATCAAAATAAGATGGAAATAAGATAAAAATTTTTTCAGGAAAGGAGGTAAAAAATGAAAAGAATATTTTGGATTTTTGCGGCAGTTTTTTTTAGTTTAACTGTTGCGAGCGTAAGCAACACATACGCCGTAAATAATTTACAAAATCAAGATGAAATAGTAATAGAAAGCCTTCAGGATCATACTGAAGATAGGGAAAAACATAATAGTGTTTTAACCATCATTCGTAATGATGGTGATTTGGAAGAAGCAAAAAAAATCGCTTTCAGTATAAAGAACAAAGGATTAAAATGGTTGACGTTCCATAATATTATTAGTGATGGATATGTGAAAAAAGGGAAAATAGAGGATGCTGTTTCTTTAATGTTTTCTATTGTTGATGAATTCGGATTTCATCCGAATTATCTGGAAAGTCTTAGGGGATTTTTATTAGGAGATTTAATCGTTTCCGTGATTGATTCTCCATCGTTGGACGATAAAGAAAAATTAAAAAAATCTATCTTTATTGTTTCAAAATTAAATAAATCTTTTTATCGCGCAATGGCGATAGAAAGAGCTGTTATCAGATTTTCTGATAAAAAAACAATAGATTCATTTTTGTCAGAAATTGGGTATAAGATTGATAGAGTCGGCTCTGCCGATCTTTACCATGAGTTACAAATTATATATAAAAAACAAAATTTGAGCCTGATATGTATATTTTCAGGAGATGTTGTTCATAGAGTATTTCATGAATATTCTTTCGAGCAGTTAGAAGAATTAATGGATTCCAGATGATTAATGATTATTGATGATTATAGTTAAATAAAGATAATAAAAGGGTTGTTATAAAAAACAACCCTTTTTTTTTACGCAATTTTACCCCGTTAAAAATAAGACGCAAACGTTATTACTTTAAATTTACGATATATCGAAAATGGAATGTGAATAGTATATAAACTTAACCGACTGGATGTGTTTATTTACATTAAAGGAACGAACAAATTGTTTTCAAGCGTTTGCGATTTCTAACGGGGTTTACCCCATTAAATAGTTGCGAAGCAAATTTAACGGGGTTTACCGGTTGCGATAAGCGTTTTTTTATCGTAAAATAAAAGAATGGATTCCATTGATCAAATTCAAAAAACGGCCTTAAAAGACATTGAAAAAGCCGCTGATGAAGAGGCTTTAAAATCATTAAAGATTGAATATCTCGGCCGGAAAGGAAAGCTTACTAAAATTTTAAGGGAATTGAAGAATTTAGCGGTTGAAGAGCGTGTTTTAACCGGAAAAAAAGCTAATTTGCTTCGCCGGGAACTGGAGGAAAATTTTAACAAAAAAGAAAATTTATTGAAAGCGCGGATAAAAAAGACGGCTTTTTCAGAAGAACAGATTGACGTTACTTTGCCGGGCAGAAAGACGCTGATCGGCCATCTTCATCCTTTGACTAAAATAAGGAATGAAGTGGAAGAAATTTTTACGGCTTTGGGATTTGTTGTCGCCGAAGGGCCGGAAATGGAAACCGAACATTATAATTTTGACGCTTTGAATATTCCGGCTGACCATCCGGCGCGCGAAATGTGGGATACTTTTTGGGTTGATGAAACCGGCGCGGCAAACGGAAAAAAATTTTTGCTCCGCGTCCATACTTCGCCCGTCCAGATCCGTTATATGGAAACTCATCAGCCGCCGTTTCGCCTGATCGCGCCGGGAAAAGTTTTCAGATACGAAGCCACGGACGCTTCGCACGATATCCAATTTTATCAGGTTGAGGGACTGATTGTCGGTAAAGATACCAGCGCGGCTAATTTCAAGAATCTTATTCCTGTTTTTTTTAAAAAACTTTTTAATAAAGAAGTTAAAATCAGGCTTCGGCCGAGTTATTTCCCTTTTGTTGAACCGGGTTTTGAAGTGGATATGTCTTGCATCCAATGCGCGGGAAAAGGATGTCCGGTTTGCTCCAGAACCGGCTGGCTGGAAATTATGGGCGCGGGAATGGTTCATCCTAATGTTTTTAAGGCGGTTGGTTATAATCCGCGGCTTTGGCAAGGCATTGCTTTTGGCGTCGGATTGGACAGGATCGCGATGATGAAATATAAAATTCCGGATATCAGATTTTTTCACGCCAATGACATCAGATTTCTTAAACAATTTTAAATAAAAATGAGAGTAAGTTATAATTGGTTACAATCTTTTTTTGCCAAAGAATTGCCAAAACCGGAAAAATTAGCGGAGCTTTTGACGCTTCATTCTTTTGAAGTTGAAAATTTAGAAAAAAAGAGCGGAGATTTTCTTCTGGATATTGATGTTTTGCCCAACCGAAAACATGATTGTTTATCGCATATCGGAATCGCGAGAGAAATCGCCGCCATTCTTAATTATGAAATTAAAAATACAAAGCGTGAGATTCAAAACAAATCAAAAATTCACCCCGTTAAATTTGCTTCGCAACTATTTAACGGGGTAAACCCCGTTAAATTTGCTTCACGGTTATTTAACGGGATAAAAATTCAGGAGCCAAAATTATGTTTTCGTTACATCGGAGCGATAATTCAGGGAATAAAAACCGGGCCTTCGCCGGAATGGCTCAAAGAACGGCTGGAAGTCCTTGGCCAGAGAACAATTAATAATATTGTTGACGCCGTTAATTACGCGATGCTGGAATTAGGACAGCCGCTTCATGCTTTTGACGCCGATAAAATAGAAGGAGTAATTATGGTCAGAAGAGCGGAAAATGAAGAAAAAATAGAAACTTTGGATAATGAAAAAATTAAGCTGGATAAAGATGTATTGGTGATCGCGGATAATAAAAGCCTTTTAGCCATCGCCGGCATTAAAGGCGGAAAAAAAGCGGAAATAACCGAAAATACGAAAAATATTATTTTGGAAGCGGCTAATTTTGAGCCGGTGAACATCAGAAAAACTTCGCGCCGAATCGGTTTAGTTACTGATTCTTCTCTTCGATTTTCCGCCGGCCTTGATCCTGAATTAGCCAAAGAAGCGATGGAACGAGTAATCAATTTAATCATTCAAATTGCCGGCGGCCGCCAATCAGAGCCATTCAAAGACTTTTTCCTTAAAAAAAGAAAAATTTCTGCCATTCCGTTAAACTTAAAAAAAATTAATTCGGTTTTAGGCGCGGACATCAGCCGGCCGGAAGTTAAAAATATCTTAACGCGGCTCGGCTGTTCGATTAAAGAAAAAAAAGGAAATATTTTTCTGGTTACTCCTCCTTCTTTCCGGCTGGATTTGGAAATAGGAGAAGATTTAATTGAAGAAGTCGGAAGAATCCGCGGTTATGATAAAATAACCGCTTGTCCGGCTAAAGTTGAACTTTCTGATTTTCCAAAAAATGAAACGGCGGTTTTGCGTTCCCGTTTTAAGGACCGTTTGAAAGCGTTGGGTTTCAGTGAGGCGTATAATTATTCTTTCGCGGGAGAAAAAGAAATCGGTTTTTTTGGAAACAACCGGAATATCTTTAAATTAAAAAATCCCTCCAAACCCGAATTTGCTTTCCTCCGGCCTTCTTTACTTTTTGGTTTAGCTGCCGTTCTGGAAAAAAATTTAAAATATGAGAAAACCTTGAAGTTTTTTGAGATCGGGAAGATTTTCTGCCAAAAAGAAGAAGAAAAATTGTCTTTAGCGACAGCTTCTTTGGATTGGCGGGAAAGCCAGGAAGCGTTTTTTGAATTGAAAGGCGCGCTTTGTTCGTTTTTGGAATCTTTTGGTTTAACCGATTACTGGTTTGACGACGCGTTTTCGCCGGGCGACCAATTTTTACCGGGAGGTTTTTTTCA from Candidatus Niyogibacteria bacterium includes:
- a CDS encoding glycosyltransferase family 4 protein, translating into MTARKKILYIITKSIWGGATKYTYDLAVNLPRDKFEVWIAAGPPKKGENLFVALKNADVHCLTVKNFQKSVNPFKDIFAFFEILNLIKKIKPDIIHVSSSKAGGLAGLAIFVLKTLKPAAYNLKSIFTVHGWAFHENRPEWQCWLIKLLSRLTVFFYDCAIAVSEFDRVSAIKNKIAPAEKIITIHNGINSDSLNFLNKTEARQKLAVPNTADGLWIGTIGEFTKNKGHKFLIEAAAELIKKYPKMKFIIIGHRSEIGGEKQKCFSLIANYSLQNNVFLIDSPRSAAKYLKAFDIFIFPSLKEGLAYALLEAGLAELPVIATETGGNPEIITDQQEGLLIKRADVQEIVKAAEKLAANNNLRQTFAKNLRQKIIREFSFEKQLSKTIGLYLS
- a CDS encoding glycosyltransferase family 4 protein; this translates as MEEINIKPSIIIFSTAYLPFVGGAEIAVKEITDRINNFQFDMITARLGGKLPKSERIGNVNVYRIGFGVPMLDKYLLPFWGCFKAHNLHKKKHYRALWSIMASYAGFGALFFKIFQPKIPFVLTLQEGDSEKHILKRVGIFYSLWKKIFKKADYIQAISNYLADFARRYGAVCPIEVVPNGVDINKFTPPNFQKKFSGAKKAKEEKIIITVSRLVEKNAVQDIVEAMKYLPENVKLFILGNGLEEKNLKSLISNLKIKDRVSMFGAISHKELPKYLARADIFIRPSLSEGMGNSFIEAMAAGLPVIGTPVGGIVDFLKDGETGLFCKVRDPKSIAEKVKMLLADNRLRQKIISNAQRLVFEKYGWDKISNQMNQLLTQISKGL
- the pheS gene encoding phenylalanine--tRNA ligase subunit alpha — translated: MDSIDQIQKTALKDIEKAADEEALKSLKIEYLGRKGKLTKILRELKNLAVEERVLTGKKANLLRRELEENFNKKENLLKARIKKTAFSEEQIDVTLPGRKTLIGHLHPLTKIRNEVEEIFTALGFVVAEGPEMETEHYNFDALNIPADHPAREMWDTFWVDETGAANGKKFLLRVHTSPVQIRYMETHQPPFRLIAPGKVFRYEATDASHDIQFYQVEGLIVGKDTSAANFKNLIPVFFKKLFNKEVKIRLRPSYFPFVEPGFEVDMSCIQCAGKGCPVCSRTGWLEIMGAGMVHPNVFKAVGYNPRLWQGIAFGVGLDRIAMMKYKIPDIRFFHANDIRFLKQF
- the pheT gene encoding phenylalanine--tRNA ligase subunit beta: MRVSYNWLQSFFAKELPKPEKLAELLTLHSFEVENLEKKSGDFLLDIDVLPNRKHDCLSHIGIAREIAAILNYEIKNTKREIQNKSKIHPVKFASQLFNGVNPVKFASRLFNGIKIQEPKLCFRYIGAIIQGIKTGPSPEWLKERLEVLGQRTINNIVDAVNYAMLELGQPLHAFDADKIEGVIMVRRAENEEKIETLDNEKIKLDKDVLVIADNKSLLAIAGIKGGKKAEITENTKNIILEAANFEPVNIRKTSRRIGLVTDSSLRFSAGLDPELAKEAMERVINLIIQIAGGRQSEPFKDFFLKKRKISAIPLNLKKINSVLGADISRPEVKNILTRLGCSIKEKKGNIFLVTPPSFRLDLEIGEDLIEEVGRIRGYDKITACPAKVELSDFPKNETAVLRSRFKDRLKALGFSEAYNYSFAGEKEIGFFGNNRNIFKLKNPSKPEFAFLRPSLLFGLAAVLEKNLKYEKTLKFFEIGKIFCQKEEEKLSLATASLDWRESQEAFFELKGALCSFLESFGLTDYWFDDAFSPGDQFLPGGFFHPYQASEIKIGEKKIGLIGALHPEAGKEFKIKGKAAFSELDFDLLLNLVAEENEYLPISKYPAVTRDLAILVPIETKMAEVADVIENSGGEFLIDADLFDVYQGKELEEEKKNFAFHLIFQSQEKTLSDQEVDRLMEKIIKALEENPAWETRK